TAATCTCGCTAATTGGGGCGCGAGGgaccctggctgcagccccagctccatcctTCCCCCAACCTCCCCAGCCGCTCGCCCAACACCCAACCGGCGTTGGCCTCAACGACTCgtccctgggggggctgctcctgcccagagcCCTTCAGCCTCGGTGGCTAATTAACGATCTAATTAGGGGATGAGGCGGCTGCTCTAACCCTGACCACAGCCCCCGGCTCCATCCTCttcccagcctccccagccGCTCGCCCAACACCCATCCTGGGTCGGCCTCGAAGCCCCGGTGTTGGGGGGCTTATTCCCACCCAGAGCCGTTCAGCCTTTATGGATAATTAATGAGCGCGCTGCTGGCACCGGGTGCCCCCACCCCGGCATCCCCCCAGCTCCACACCAGCACCCCAACCTCCACCCAAGCCACCCCACTTCCCACCCCACCGCTCAACCAGCATCTCCCATCGGTGCCCCCCCAGCTCATCCCACCTCGCCCCTCTGCTCCTCATCGGATGTAGCTCCACGtcaccacccccacccacaTACCACCCTCTGGTCCCACCTTGGAGCattttgggagaaaaaatggcaaaaacgGCGGTTTTCCCACGCTGCCACATCACCTTCTGCCCACCCCGGAGCTTCCGCAAGGGACTCTGGGATATTTCCACATCCTCGTCTCCTGCAGCGTCTCCCTGAGCTCGTCTTATCCCACCTCATTCCTCAGAAACGGAGCCAGtcagggttttcttttattatttttttccattcagaaagaaaataacttttgggCAAAACCACACGATTTTGTGATGTCCTTGATCAGGCACTTAATGGAatattttggtggggtttggggttttttttccttttccacatgGACTTTGCAAAAACTTTCATGCAtttgtggtggggtttggtttttttattattattattattattactagttttcctgaatttttatgtttgcttttgctCCGTCCCTCGGGGCGGGATTTGGCGCATTTCGGTACTATCAGGAAAAGGCGGCGGCAGtgcttttttttgctgcctgAAATCCTGATTTCTCCCATTTTCCAATTCCTCCCCATTACCGGGAGAGCGAGGGCTTCTCgggggaaaataaatgcagaagaatttaaaattcaagaagaaacaacccaaaaaaccgctaaaaaaaaccagaaaaggttacacacaaaatgtaaaatcatcaaaagaaatacagaagaaaaagaattaaggCTGAGAATGACTTTGGTTTTTTCCCcgaaagagaataaaaaggtGAAATAAGACTTTTGGAAAAGTAAGAAGTTGCTGAAATTGCTGGAAATGGGAAGGTTTCGACTGAAAACGAAATCATTGAAGAGGTGCAGAGATGCTACGGGAAGGACTCATCGCGTTtattgaagaaataaatatcGGCAAGCAGACCAGGTAGTAACGTAggtgcaaaaaaaaagaggaaaaatgtcaaaatatggaaaaaaaaaatatagaaaatgaaaaaggaggaaaagaaagcaaaggatgtatggaatgaaaaaaagtcagtgatAAAAATAGAGAAAGGGGTAAAAACAACCGTCCCGAGGAAGTACCGGAGTACATggcaggcagcgctgcgggAAGCGGGAGCCAAGCCGGCGTCGGATGCGGCAGTGCCGGGAATTGCTGCCAGACCATtggatgtggaaaaaaataagaattaaaaaaaaaaaaaaataaaaaattaatgccCAGAGCAGAAGGAATTGACTCCGGGTGTTTGCTCAAGGATTGTGAAGCTTGGAGGTGTGATGGATGGAGGAGAAGGGATGCACAGCGGGATGCGGAGCTGCACCATCCCCTGGCCTGAGGATTGTCCCCGGCTCCATGCAACGTGTCTGGGGACCTGCCTGGCTTCCCGGCCTACCCTGCTGAAAACTGGGGTGTCACCGATGCCACCACCGCGGTGTCACTGATGGTGGAACCAGGACATCTCTGCTGGCACAACCAGGATGTCCTTGATGGTACAACCATGATGTCAACGGTTGCTCAACCAGGATGTCACCGGTGGCACAACCGGGATGTCCTTGATGGTACAACTAGGATGTCCTTGATGGTACAACCATGATGTCAACGGTCGCTCAACCAGGATGTCACCGGTGACACAACTGGGATGGCACAACTGAGATGTCACTGCTGGCCCAACCCTGATGTCACCGAGGATGTTAATTCTGTCTTTGCATTGTGGGGGGACCCTCCAGAGACCCCCAGCGGGTTCAGATCCCCAACGTTCCCCCAGGGAGCTGCCCTgaaggcagcaccagccccactTTGGGGGAAGAAACTCGTTAGAAGGAGCCCCAAAGTCTCATGTTCTTGCCTCAATTTTGGCCAACAGTCAATGGGAGCTGCCGTTGGGGGTGGCTTTTGGCGCCCACCTCCAAATCACCCCAGCCAGGCATTAATTATGCATTAATGAGCATGTTGTTGGTGCTCACCATGCCCTTGGACTAATTGTGCATTAATGAGCACGCTAATTACACGCTGCCGCGCAGGCACTGTCCTGCCTTGGGGCTCTCTGGCCAATTTGGGCCAAATTAGCCCAAAATCAAGGGCATGGTGAGATGATGTGGCTTGGTCACCTCTCCAATGCTCTGTGGGTGGGGTCACCAAGGGGGGGGGGATGTGAGGagaccccctccccaccacccttCAGAGCCCAGGACCTCATGAATGGAatgtggggaagggggaggaagaggaggggcaGGGATGAAGTCTAGAACCTTCCCCCAAGGTTCAAATAATTGTTTTAGGAGGACACGGTGACCGTGCCATGGGGCGCAGGGTCCCCAACGGAGCCACAAGGGACAAAAGCCACCCCGAAAAGAGGACGAAGAACTTCAGCGGGTATatgctgggggggaggggggtgggaacCCACACCAAACTGTGATTTAAGtgaaatttatatattttctggTGTTGTCCGTGCTTCCGAAACCGGCGTGGACGTGTCGCTGTGCTGCTTGTCAACGGTCCCCTCCGTGTCCGCTTTCGGGGACCGCCTCGCCTCGTCACCACGGCTCGcgtcttatttttatttttaatattttattttttttttggagtcGCTTTCTTTCCATGAGTAGTAATAAATTAGAGCCTAGCTACCCCGGCAGTGCTGCAGTCCTTTTCCCGGGGTCGTTCCTCTTCCATTGGCTTTGGAGGGCTTCAAACCACATCAAGATCCAGTTTtccaagggtttttttctcccctttttccttttggttgGGTTTCCAGTTGGGTTGCCCCAGGTGGAAGCCCAGTTGCCACTAATCCTGCAGTTCAAAATGTGCGTTTTCCGGTGCAAGATGCCCACAAATCCAGTAAAAATGTGTCGGGGCGGAGGGAAGTGTCAAGCCTTCACCAGCTGAGCCCTTCAGTCACGGCCACTTGGGTAGCCAAGAGGGCAGTGGCACCAAAACCACCTTTTTAACCCCAAAAGGCCACTCCATTCGGGCCGTGGGGGAGGATTGGGTCCCACCGTGTCCCTAGGGATGCTCCAAACATCTGCCAGTGAACCCCAAggagaagaaagtaaattaacccacccacccacccccaagaCTCCAAGGGGCACCACCAACCATGGCCACAACCCACCAAGCCAAGGGCAAGCCAGGATGGCAGCCCACGGCGCAGGTCGCGCATGGATGCTCCACCAAGAATTCTGCAGAAGGATGAAgatccccagggctgggcttcAATAGAGCCCCTAGGCCgtgggcagggggtggtgggggtccCAAGTGGGCATGGTCAGGGTAGTTAATGCCCCCGGGTACCTTCAGcctccaaaatgttttttttttttagggtggCTCTGCAGGACATCTCCAAGGGGTCCAGGATGTCTCCAAAAGGGTTCAGCATGTCTCAGAGGTGTTCAGCACATCTCCAAGGGGTTCAGGACATCCTCAAAGGGGTTCACAGCTCAAAGCATCACTTCCCAAGCAGGTCCCTGGGGAGAAGCGAGCAGCACCAACACCTTGGAGGACCTACTGGGGAAGAAGAGCAgaccccctcccaccccatgGATTGGGGAAGGGCTGAGCACCCCAAGTGcaacccccccaaccccagggGACACTGCTCCCTCAGCCACTGTCCCCGCACCCACCCCAGGGACGAGGAGCCGGTGCCAGCCCCATCAccaccccacagctctgccatggGGCACAGACCCCCTGGGCACGACCCAATTTTGGGGTCCAACCCAAGAACCTCCCCCCCCAGAGTCCTGGACTTggctctgctggagcagaaggTTCTGAGGAAACATCTGCGGGGGGGAACGCTGCCAGGAGGGGAACGGGGTGGGGTCTTTATTTTTAGATCGATATTAAATTTCTGTTGTCTTAATTAAATTGCTGCCAGGGTTGGGGGGAAGGGGTCTGCGTGGAACACGTATATATTCCTACATTTCTTTGGGGAAGGTTTCCATGGATAAGTGTCttaataaatgcataaaaaggatgtaggaatttcttttttttttaatgctggaGTAATTGTGGTGGCTGTGCTACGGGGAAATtataaaaatggaacaaaactgCCTCCAAAGTCTtaatctggggggaaaaaaaaccgGGATGAAGAGGGATATGGGGGAGCAACATCAAACGATTGTGATGTCCTCCCAAACCCAAAGGTTTCACACGGGTTGTTCCCTGAAGGGCAAATCCAACCACTCCAGCAAAGCCAAAAATAGCCGGCGAGGAAAAGCCGTGTCGGGGGGAAGCGTCTTGCCCcggagcagctgcagaggtggctCCTGTCTTGGGTTTCTCCACACGACGCTGAGGTGAGCTTGGTTCCTTTGTTCCTTCGAGAAAGTCAGATACAACCACAGGCTCTAAAGAACCCAACATCCGTGTGACGAGGACATCCGTGCTGCTCCTGCAgcgtccccatccctgcctcctccGGCATCACGGAGAAGAGTTGGGCTCCATCAGGGTTCGGGCTCCATCCTCCTCACCATCCACGGTCCTGTCACCTGCAAGGACAGAGGTGCTGATGCAGGATCCCAAAGTGTCCCACCAAACCCCCCCCACATCCCCGGTGGATGGAGGTTTGGAGCCAAGACCTGGAGATGATCCACTCCAACCAGCTCAAGCAAGGACTTCTAGACCCACGTCCATATCCTTCAGCATCTCCAAAGGTGGACCAGCTCCAGGAAGCCTCTTCCAACCTTCTCCCATCGTGGCCATCCTTCTCCCATTGTGGCCAACCCCTTCTCCCATCGTGGCCAACCCCTTCTCCCACCGTGGCCAACCCCTTCTCCCACCGTGGCCAACCTTCTCCCATCATGGCCAGCCTTCTCCCACCGTGGCCAACACCTTCTCCCATCGTGGCCAACACCTTCTCCCACCGTGGCCAACACCTTCTCCCACCATGGCCAACCTTCTCCCATCATGGCCAACCTTCTCCCACCGTGGCCAACCTTCTCCCATCGTGGCCAACACCTTCTCCCATCGTGGAATATCTCAAGTCGGAAGGGATCCGTAAGGATCATTGTGCCCAACTTCTCACAGGAGGGCAGcacccaaaaaaaaattttaaaagatggggttttttttttaaggatgaaGCTAAATTTAatgggtggttttttgggtttttttttcctgatttgtgCCCGATTTCggaggaaaaagggggaaaataaaaaggagctTCCCAATTTCCCACCTTTTTCTGCCATCGGGGCTTGGTGGAGCTCAGGGCTTCATTCTTGGGGGGCGGGCAATGCTTTGGGGACCCCCTTCAACCCCcgccgcaccccccccccctttattttttttattttaacgATCGTACAAAACAATCTGCCTCGATTCCCGTAGGAAATCCGCTATTTCCACGGAAAAACGGGGAACTAccccgcctgcccccccccagcgcccccgAGGATGCTCGGGGGAGGCAGCCGGATGGCtggaccccccccccctccacgtgaacccccctccccccgctccccggcgCCTGTTGCAGGCCGGCTCGGTGTGGGAGGACACAGGAAAGGGCCGCCCCTCCCGGAGGAAGCGGAGGGGGAGGTCGGAGCCGGCAGGTAccgggggaggcggggggcggctTCGGGAGGGGCTCCGGCCGGACGCGGGGGGGACCCGGGATGCTTTTCCCGGTCCGGAGATGCCTTACCCGGTCCGGAGATGCCCTACCCGGTCCCGGGATGCTTTTCCCAGTTCGGAGATGCCCTACCCGGTCCACGGGATGCTTTTCCCGGTCCCGGGCCGCTTTTCCCGGTTCAGAGATGCCCTACCCGGTCCCCGGGATGCTTTTCCCGGTCCGGAGATGCCCTACCCGGTCCCGGGATGCTTTTCCCGGTCCGGAGATGCCCTACCCGGTCCCCGGGATGCTTTTCCCGGTCCGGACATGCCTTACCCGGTCCCGGGATGCTTTTCCCGGTCCGGAGATGCCTTACCCGGTTCGGAGATGCCCTACCCGGTCCCCGGGATGCTTTTCCCGGTTCGGAGATGCCCTACCCGGTCCACGGGATGCTTTTCCCAGTCCCAGGACGCTTTTCCCGGTTCGGAGATGCATTTCCCTGTTCGGAGATGCCTTACCCGGTCCACGGGATGCCCTTCCCGGTCTAGGGGATGCTCTTCCTGGTCCCCGGGATGCTTTTCCCGGTTCGGAGATGCATTTCCCAGTGCACGGAATGCATTTCCCAGTGCACGGAATGCTTTTCCCGGTTCGGAGATGCATTTCCCGGTTCGGAGATGCCCTTCCCGGTCCACGGGATGCCCTTCCCAGTCCACGGGATGCCCTACCCGGTCCACGGGATGCTTTTCCCGGTTCGGGGATGCCCTACCCGGTCCAGGGGATGCTCTTTCCGGTCCGGGGGATGCTCTTCCCGGTCCGGGGGATGCCCTACCCGGTTTGGAGATGTTTTAACTGGTCCAGGGGATGCTTTTCCTGGTCCACGGGATGCTTTTCCCGGTCCACGGGATGCTTTTCCCGGTTCAGAGATGCTCTTCCCGATCCATGGGAAGCCCTACCCGGTCCAGAAATGTTCTTCCCGGTTCAGGGATGCCCTACCCGGCCCGGGGGATGCCTTTCCCAGTCCAGGAGATGCTTTTCCCGGTCCAGGAGATGCATACCTGGTCCAGAGATGTTTTTCCTGGTCCAGGGGATGCACTACCTGGTCCCAGAGatgcttttccctctcccagggatgctctgctggGTCCCAGTGGTGCTCATCTTAGTCGTGGGAACGCTTTTCCTGGTCCTGGGACACCTTGGCCGGTCCCAGGGATGCTTTTCGCCAtcccagggatgctcagccctgTCTCGGGGATGTTTTGCACGGCCCTGAAGGTGCTGGGTACCAGAGCGGCTCGGCTTGGCCCGGGGGAT
This region of Falco rusticolus isolate bFalRus1 unplaced genomic scaffold, bFalRus1.pri scaffold_194_arrow_ctg1, whole genome shotgun sequence genomic DNA includes:
- the LOC119142059 gene encoding uncharacterized protein LOC119142059, which codes for MLFPVRRCLTRSGDALPGPGMLFPVRRCPTRSTGCFSRSRAAFPGSEMPYPVPGMLFPVRRCPTRSRDAFPGPEMPYPVPGMLFPVRTCLTRSRDAFPGPEMPYPVRRCPTRSPGCFSRFGDALPGPRDAFPSPRTLFPVRRCISLFGDALPGPRDALPGLGDALPGPRDAFPGSEMHFPVHGMHFPVHGMLFPVRRCISRFGDALPGPRDALPSPRDALPGPRDAFPGSGMPYPVQGMLFPVRGMLFPVRGMPYPVWRCFNWSRGCFSWSTGCFSRSTGCFSRFRDALPDPWEALPGPEMFFPVQGCPTRPGGCLSQSRRCFSRSRRCIPGPEMFFLVQGMHYLVPEMLFPLPGMLCWVPVVLILVVGTLFLVLGHLGRSQGCFSPSQGCSALSRGCFARP